The Flavobacterium commune genome contains a region encoding:
- a CDS encoding two-component regulator propeller domain-containing protein: MKKSIIIWVVFFLASHLSFAQYSNLKFENFDTNKGLSSSTSVEIFQDSEGFLWFGTIDGLDKYNGYEFEIYRPVINDVHSISNNRINAITEDSKGYLWVGTSNGLNVFDKKSQKFYRINLYKKKTEGLNLREEINSLLFDKKNNILWVGTKNGLLKLDLASVNAPDFSTLKYTRYITNSKNIKSIDNNNVTNLIQDKKGTIWIGTGGNNLHQYNSKTDSFNRIKIVFEANQYLNHLPKQILLDKEGNFWIGNDLAHLYLFNVYKKTVKKIAPVNQSIPVFHLYQDKKGTVWAATDGSGIYLLDKNKGLIQHLVQNQDDPFSLPNNQPSKVLEDKDGIYWIASYNKGINKLALSKSSFGHHFYRANGGKSLSTKIAQSVIEDSKRRIWIGTDGGGLNLFDDKNVSFKHFKAIPGNSNSLSSNKILYLLEGDNSDLWVCTWDRGLNRFNTNSSQTKRYENDPRNPFSIGQNTVWCAAKDSQKRLWLGTSTAGLNLFDVETEKFYQFKNNVNNPKSLISNFVFSLFVDSKNRLWVGTSLGLCYVKLNSLSSKIPKSINFEEIKIKNIQGNRINHITEDYKGNIWIGSDMGLYQLDINLQLKQAYSSKNGLPNNLVVGLQEDNNKNIWISTKSGLSLLNPKTQNIKNFNVHDGLQGLEFQSKSIAKTYDGRIIVGGINGFNIFYPNDISLNSDRVKPIITELKIFNKRINAGDALNDRILFDESVSNLKEIELKHNEGYISFGFVALNYQNPERVKYAYKMDGLDKEYISVDNNRVANYANLAPGNYTFEVMASIDGQWKNAEKTSILVRVLPPFWKTWWAYVLYVIILGVLIWFGLDYYTNKINEEKEHELDQMKLRFFINVSHEFRTPLTLILNPVEKILSHFNDAEEVKKSAVIIQKSSKRLLYLVDQLLDLRKMDLGKSHLEITNLDIVKLCKDTFFLFEDLAKSKNISFVFDSKLKEYYGKFDPDKIEKMLANLLSNAIKFTDNEGVVTLSLSEVTVDRKRYKWLFFSPIITEKMIQIKITDTGIGFKKKQLKEVFQRFFHADSSKTGTGIGLNYTKSLVELHKGAITVESKYKQGTTFNIVIPADLKTDIKQQKNAVLNVQGKEMNALQSTEYEIAIADENTNPVKATVENEKASKPVVLLVEDNKVLRNHLKTELSDLYQVKEAANGVEGLEKIRKYFPDIIISDVMMPKMDGFELCHQVKTDFEISHIPILLLTARNLDEDVVQGYQTGADGYISKPFNMSVLRARVNNLLEARKRSRERFAAIGGIVPSSDVTINSLDEQFLDKATKIVIDNVSNIDFTLDDLIGNMGMGRSQFYRKISSLTGQNPSNFIRTIRLKYASELLLTNNLSIKEIAYNCGFNSTAYFTKTFKEVFKVTPTQYIQDQKEKTEE, encoded by the coding sequence ATGAAAAAATCAATCATTATTTGGGTGGTGTTTTTTTTGGCCAGTCATTTAAGTTTTGCACAATATTCTAATTTAAAATTCGAAAATTTTGACACCAATAAAGGGCTTTCCAGTAGCACCAGTGTCGAAATATTTCAGGATAGTGAGGGGTTTTTGTGGTTTGGAACTATTGATGGACTGGATAAATACAATGGTTACGAATTTGAGATTTACCGTCCTGTTATAAACGATGTTCATTCCATTAGTAATAATCGTATTAATGCGATTACCGAAGATAGTAAGGGATATTTATGGGTAGGGACAAGTAATGGATTGAATGTTTTTGATAAAAAATCACAAAAGTTTTACCGAATCAATCTATACAAGAAAAAGACCGAAGGATTAAATCTAAGGGAAGAAATAAACAGTCTTTTATTTGATAAAAAGAATAATATTCTATGGGTGGGAACAAAGAATGGATTATTGAAACTGGATTTGGCTTCTGTTAATGCTCCGGATTTCAGTACCTTAAAATATACTCGTTATATAACTAATTCTAAGAATATAAAATCTATAGATAATAATAATGTAACTAATCTTATTCAGGATAAAAAAGGAACGATTTGGATAGGAACAGGAGGAAATAATTTGCATCAATACAATTCCAAGACCGATAGTTTTAATCGAATTAAAATAGTTTTTGAAGCTAATCAATATTTAAATCATTTGCCAAAACAGATTTTGTTGGATAAAGAAGGAAATTTTTGGATAGGAAATGATTTGGCACATCTCTATCTGTTTAATGTTTACAAAAAAACAGTTAAAAAAATCGCTCCTGTTAATCAAAGTATTCCTGTTTTTCATTTGTATCAGGATAAAAAAGGAACGGTATGGGCAGCGACCGATGGAAGCGGAATCTATTTATTAGATAAAAATAAGGGATTGATACAGCATCTTGTACAAAACCAGGACGATCCTTTTTCTTTACCTAATAACCAACCTTCAAAAGTATTGGAAGATAAGGATGGAATTTATTGGATTGCCAGTTATAATAAAGGAATTAATAAATTGGCGTTATCTAAATCTTCATTCGGGCATCACTTTTACAGAGCTAATGGCGGAAAAAGTTTAAGTACAAAAATAGCTCAGTCAGTAATTGAAGACAGTAAGAGAAGAATCTGGATAGGAACTGATGGAGGAGGTTTGAATCTTTTTGATGATAAAAATGTGAGTTTTAAACATTTCAAGGCAATTCCGGGAAATTCTAATTCTTTAAGTTCTAATAAGATTTTGTATCTGTTAGAAGGAGATAATAGTGATTTGTGGGTATGTACCTGGGATAGAGGATTGAATCGATTTAATACTAATTCATCTCAAACGAAAAGATATGAAAACGACCCGAGAAATCCTTTTTCTATTGGGCAAAATACGGTTTGGTGTGCTGCTAAAGACAGTCAAAAACGCTTATGGTTAGGAACATCAACAGCAGGCTTGAATTTATTTGATGTTGAAACCGAAAAGTTTTACCAGTTTAAAAATAATGTCAATAATCCAAAGAGCCTGATCAGTAATTTTGTTTTCTCTCTTTTTGTAGATTCTAAAAACCGATTGTGGGTGGGGACATCGCTCGGACTTTGTTATGTGAAATTAAATTCGTTAAGTTCGAAGATTCCAAAAAGCATCAATTTCGAGGAAATAAAGATTAAAAATATTCAAGGAAATCGTATCAATCATATTACCGAAGATTACAAAGGAAATATCTGGATAGGGAGTGATATGGGATTGTATCAGTTAGATATTAATCTACAACTCAAACAGGCTTATTCTTCTAAAAACGGACTTCCTAATAACTTAGTGGTTGGACTACAGGAAGACAACAACAAGAATATTTGGATTAGTACCAAAAGTGGTTTGTCATTATTGAATCCGAAAACACAGAATATCAAGAATTTTAATGTTCATGACGGATTACAGGGATTAGAATTTCAGAGTAAATCGATAGCAAAAACCTATGACGGGAGAATCATTGTAGGTGGAATTAACGGATTCAATATTTTTTATCCAAATGACATTTCGTTGAATTCAGATAGAGTGAAGCCAATTATCACCGAACTTAAAATTTTTAATAAGCGAATCAATGCAGGCGATGCTTTAAATGACCGCATACTTTTTGATGAGTCAGTGTCAAATCTTAAAGAAATTGAGTTAAAGCATAATGAAGGTTATATTTCATTTGGTTTTGTGGCTTTAAATTATCAAAATCCGGAGCGTGTTAAGTATGCTTATAAGATGGATGGTTTGGATAAGGAATATATTAGTGTAGATAATAATAGAGTAGCTAATTATGCTAATCTGGCTCCGGGTAACTATACTTTTGAAGTCATGGCTTCAATAGACGGACAATGGAAAAATGCCGAGAAAACAAGTATTTTGGTTCGGGTGCTACCTCCTTTTTGGAAAACATGGTGGGCTTATGTTTTGTATGTTATTATTTTGGGCGTTTTAATATGGTTTGGACTCGATTATTATACCAATAAGATAAACGAAGAGAAGGAACATGAATTAGACCAAATGAAACTTCGTTTCTTTATTAATGTTTCTCACGAATTCAGAACTCCACTTACTTTAATTTTAAATCCTGTCGAGAAAATTTTGTCTCATTTTAACGATGCTGAGGAAGTAAAAAAATCGGCTGTAATTATTCAAAAAAGCAGTAAGCGATTATTATATTTGGTAGATCAGCTTTTGGATTTAAGAAAAATGGATTTGGGTAAATCTCATTTAGAAATTACCAATTTAGATATTGTTAAATTATGTAAGGATACGTTCTTTTTGTTTGAAGATTTGGCTAAAAGTAAGAATATTAGCTTTGTATTTGATTCTAAACTAAAGGAATATTATGGAAAGTTTGATCCGGATAAAATAGAAAAAATGCTGGCAAATCTATTGTCTAATGCTATAAAATTTACCGATAATGAGGGGGTGGTCACGCTTTCGTTGTCGGAGGTTACTGTTGATAGAAAGCGTTATAAATGGTTGTTTTTTAGTCCAATTATTACCGAGAAAATGATTCAGATAAAAATTACCGATACGGGTATTGGTTTTAAAAAGAAACAGTTAAAAGAGGTGTTTCAACGTTTTTTTCATGCTGATTCTTCTAAAACAGGAACAGGTATTGGGTTAAATTATACCAAAAGTTTGGTCGAATTGCATAAAGGAGCTATTACGGTTGAAAGCAAGTACAAACAAGGAACTACTTTCAATATAGTGATTCCGGCAGATTTAAAAACAGATATTAAACAGCAAAAAAATGCAGTATTGAATGTACAGGGCAAGGAAATGAATGCGTTACAATCGACTGAATATGAAATTGCTATTGCCGATGAAAATACGAATCCGGTTAAGGCTACCGTAGAGAATGAAAAAGCCAGTAAGCCGGTAGTTCTTTTAGTTGAAGATAATAAGGTACTTCGCAATCATCTTAAAACGGAATTAAGCGATTTGTATCAGGTAAAAGAAGCGGCTAATGGAGTAGAAGGATTGGAAAAAATCAGAAAATATTTTCCCGATATTATTATAAGCGATGTAATGATGCCAAAGATGGATGGTTTTGAATTGTGTCATCAGGTAAAAACGGATTTCGAAATCAGTCATATTCCAATTTTGTTATTAACAGCCAGAAATTTAGATGAAGATGTAGTACAAGGCTATCAAACGGGGGCTGATGGTTATATTTCAAAACCGTTTAATATGTCGGTTTTGAGAGCCAGAGTAAATAATTTATTAGAAGCCCGAAAACGTTCCAGAGAGCGTTTTGCAGCCATTGGAGGAATTGTTCCTTCATCAGATGTTACAATTAATTCATTGGACGAACAGTTTTTAGACAAGGCAACAAAAATTGTGATTGATAATGTAAGCAATATCGATTTTACGTTAGATGATTTAATAGGTAATATGGGAATGGGAAGATCTCAGTTTTACAGAAAAATCAGTTCCCTGACCGGACAAAATCCAAGTAATTTTATTCGGACTATTCGATTAAAATATGCCTCCGAATTATTATTGACCAATAATTTGTCAATTAAAGAAATAGCATATAATTGTGGTTTTAATTCCACAGCCTATTTTACAAAAACCTTTAAGGAAGTTTTTAAAGTTACCCCTACTCAGTATATTCAGGATCAAAAAGAGAAGACAGAAGAGTAG
- a CDS encoding IPT/TIG domain-containing protein produces the protein MNHIIKNKIKAVIVLFSMVLMASCSDQEKDFTGEPLVTYPSVTITSVSPSVGTSGNIVTLTGTNFGEYSQAAKIYFNGVLADEILTYSDTSVTVRVPQNAGTGPITVKVWTNTATTADFEYLVGATIASVSPTSVNVGDQMVITGQGFGTDASKVSVKFSDGIVKDAFTGTVVSVSNTQIAVLIPKGAVTGKVRVWLENQIITGPELKVIAPPKGKYIFEFDDPTDVQWLPAQNATSKIEEGKLKVTFDPAQLGTTASKRRADLYYIINGIFPSPGGTAKTKWVQSPAYPIIAMKIAFSGTGAVKPGVGNIILDPAVTGGINVGNNKYKTDFVAQNVIYYDLSADYLTETELTIRQFKIADIVGAETGYEVDWIRTFKNKAELQTFLGL, from the coding sequence ATGAATCATATTATAAAAAATAAAATAAAAGCTGTAATAGTATTATTTAGCATGGTACTAATGGCTTCTTGTAGTGATCAGGAAAAAGATTTTACAGGAGAACCTCTGGTTACTTATCCGTCTGTAACAATAACTTCTGTTTCGCCTTCAGTAGGAACTTCTGGAAATATTGTTACTCTAACAGGTACTAATTTTGGAGAATATTCTCAAGCTGCAAAAATCTATTTTAATGGTGTTCTTGCTGATGAAATTTTAACTTATTCAGATACTTCGGTTACTGTTAGAGTACCTCAAAATGCAGGAACAGGGCCTATTACAGTTAAAGTTTGGACAAATACAGCCACAACTGCCGATTTCGAATATTTAGTAGGTGCTACTATTGCTTCTGTTTCACCCACTTCTGTAAATGTAGGTGATCAAATGGTGATTACTGGACAGGGTTTTGGTACTGATGCATCAAAAGTTAGTGTTAAATTCTCTGACGGAATAGTTAAAGATGCTTTTACAGGAACTGTAGTTTCTGTTTCTAATACACAAATAGCAGTATTAATTCCTAAAGGTGCAGTTACAGGAAAAGTAAGGGTATGGTTAGAAAATCAAATTATTACCGGTCCTGAACTTAAAGTAATAGCACCTCCAAAAGGGAAGTATATTTTTGAATTTGACGACCCAACAGATGTACAATGGCTACCAGCCCAAAATGCAACATCTAAAATTGAAGAAGGAAAGCTAAAAGTAACTTTTGATCCTGCACAATTAGGAACTACCGCTAGTAAACGTCGTGCCGATTTATACTATATTATTAATGGTATTTTCCCTTCTCCGGGAGGAACTGCAAAAACAAAATGGGTTCAGTCTCCTGCTTATCCTATCATTGCCATGAAAATTGCTTTTTCAGGAACAGGAGCTGTAAAACCTGGTGTAGGTAATATTATTCTTGATCCTGCCGTTACCGGAGGAATTAATGTAGGTAACAATAAATACAAAACAGATTTTGTTGCTCAAAATGTTATTTATTATGATTTGTCTGCGGATTATTTAACAGAGACCGAATTAACAATAAGACAGTTTAAAATAGCTGATATAGTAGGTGCTGAAACGGGTTATGAAGTAGACTGGATACGTACATTTAAAAATAAAGCAGAACTTCAGACATTCCTTGGTTTGTAA
- a CDS encoding RagB/SusD family nutrient uptake outer membrane protein, which yields MKNIVTTLVLSSVLLFTSCQSDYLDLEPLDAQTEASYFKTPANFKAASNDFYNKMVSWRSVDGSNIYNFMDFGTDLTSLSQEEGRGNTVEAVSDIYWRNPYKYIRANNILLNAADKYQGDKAAIAQYVAAAKFFRAWHHFFLLKRYGGVPIVTTVVDINDEVLYGKRNSRYEVMNQILKDLSEAIPDLPLEQNISGADKGHLSKWAAEAFKARVLLYEATWEKYVGTTTDGDGITTGAGSEGAAANTTAYLEEVIALTKDVMSNGGYQLWNYNSQLNNFSMYYLFNLEDAGSNPAGLDKSTNKEFILYNKYDFGLLQAGTNLSHTVGSRLAPSRKFMDMFLCTDGLPVDKSPLFQGYVKVGDEYKNRDYRLTSYFVDLTTDAIPVSGAIKLFGPGGDSGSGYANRKFRAYKYGTYRAANTESADYPQIRLAEVYLMYAEALYELNGSITDAQLNESVNLIRQRAGLPALTNAFVAANGLNMLDEIRRERAIELFGENSRYDDLKRWGIAEQVLNEPILGSVIQGTDYQGNSAIYKPASYPYGELSVATGKGNLNALLLDPAANRNFQRKHYLFPLSTTQQQLNTKLLQNPGY from the coding sequence ATGAAAAATATAGTAACAACATTAGTACTGTCTTCAGTATTATTATTTACAAGCTGTCAGAGTGATTACTTAGATTTAGAACCTCTTGATGCACAAACGGAAGCTTCTTATTTTAAAACACCTGCAAACTTTAAGGCTGCCTCCAATGATTTTTATAATAAAATGGTAAGTTGGAGATCTGTTGATGGTAGTAATATATACAATTTTATGGATTTTGGTACTGATTTGACCTCTTTAAGTCAGGAAGAAGGAAGAGGAAACACAGTAGAAGCTGTATCTGATATTTATTGGAGAAATCCATATAAATATATTAGAGCCAATAATATATTATTAAATGCTGCAGATAAATATCAAGGAGATAAAGCTGCTATTGCACAGTATGTAGCAGCAGCAAAATTCTTTAGAGCATGGCATCATTTCTTTTTGTTAAAAAGATATGGTGGAGTGCCTATTGTGACTACTGTAGTAGATATTAATGATGAGGTGTTATACGGAAAACGCAACAGTCGTTACGAAGTGATGAATCAAATTTTAAAAGATTTATCAGAAGCGATTCCTGATTTACCATTGGAACAAAATATTTCTGGAGCAGATAAAGGACATCTTAGCAAATGGGCAGCTGAGGCTTTTAAAGCCAGAGTACTATTATATGAGGCTACTTGGGAAAAATATGTAGGTACTACTACTGATGGAGATGGAATTACAACAGGTGCAGGTAGTGAAGGAGCTGCAGCAAACACCACTGCTTATTTAGAAGAAGTAATTGCATTGACTAAAGATGTAATGAGTAATGGTGGCTACCAATTATGGAACTATAATTCACAGCTAAATAACTTTAGTATGTATTATTTATTTAATCTTGAAGATGCGGGTTCTAATCCGGCAGGTCTGGATAAATCAACAAACAAGGAGTTTATTCTTTATAATAAATACGATTTTGGGTTATTACAAGCAGGAACAAACTTAAGTCATACTGTAGGTTCAAGATTAGCTCCTTCCAGAAAGTTTATGGATATGTTTCTATGTACTGACGGTTTACCAGTTGATAAATCGCCTTTGTTTCAAGGATATGTAAAAGTAGGGGATGAGTATAAAAATCGTGATTACAGATTAACATCTTATTTTGTTGATTTAACTACCGATGCAATTCCGGTTTCAGGAGCTATAAAATTATTCGGACCGGGTGGAGATAGTGGTTCTGGTTATGCTAATAGAAAATTTAGAGCCTATAAATATGGTACTTACAGAGCTGCTAATACAGAATCAGCAGATTATCCTCAAATTAGATTAGCAGAAGTTTATTTAATGTATGCCGAAGCCTTATATGAGTTAAACGGAAGCATTACAGATGCACAATTAAATGAGTCCGTTAATTTAATTAGACAAAGAGCGGGGCTTCCAGCTTTGACTAACGCTTTTGTGGCTGCTAATGGTTTAAATATGTTAGACGAAATTAGAAGAGAAAGAGCCATTGAATTGTTTGGAGAAAATAGTCGTTATGATGATTTAAAACGTTGGGGTATAGCAGAGCAAGTATTAAATGAACCAATTTTAGGATCGGTTATTCAAGGAACAGACTATCAGGGTAACTCGGCTATTTATAAACCTGCTTCTTATCCTTATGGAGAGCTTTCGGTTGCTACAGGAAAAGGAAATTTAAACGCTTTGTTACTGGATCCGGCAGCAAATAGAAATTTTCAACGAAAACATTATTTATTTCCTTTGTCAACAACACAACAACAGTTAAATACTAAGTTGTTGCAAAATCCAGGTTATTAA
- a CDS encoding SusC/RagA family TonB-linked outer membrane protein produces the protein MRINVLNKTELWNRLRPSLVMSFLVCVSSQSFAANDGVFNASKKAVLKEAEQQITIKGKVTSAEDNMGLPGVNVVVKGSTQGVMTDIDGNFSISVPSDKSILVFSYLGFQNQEISVAGKTVFNVVMISDSKSLEEVVVVAYGTQKKLTSTGSIETVTAKSFQDRAVTNPALALQGQTPGLVVTRNSSRPGREGLNLQIRGATSINGGSPLIVIDGNPAINNEAFYNMNPDDIQSVTVLKDASAALYGSRASNGVIMVTTKKGKSGKMKIDVSTTTRINTLGIRPQTPTMQQYATVWLEAAEQDGVNANYWGWQSKENLELMKTGYAGIYPTQFWGNVYISNSPRYDEMFGKSVSTFHTGSISGGTDKTNYRVSYGYSEDLGALQTAYDGKQQYNVRLNYDYTVNSWLKLETNMSYLKYDLSSPSSGLDGSVSQDPPFFPSRNPYGQWYANFNIAGNRNHVAATVDGGRDNTTRDQIMMNLAATFKLYDGLTFQTKVAYNKDFFNNLNYVITVPQYSWYGDLAPESVNSVSSIRQENKQITYQNYGGFLNYEKEFNDHNFSALLGMTAEKTEDTRLYGYRLGFIDNGVYDINMGSIENKVEATGGRGHKGLYSYLARFNYSYKNKYLLEISGRRDGSSQFGPGNKWNNFGGIQAGWVISEESFLKNFKPLSNLKLRYTYGEMGSQVGIPTYDYISNISNGSAIFGTTAAQQAASWVNRITSNQNSWERVVMKTYGADFSFFDRKLFGTYDFFTKKNVGMLTDIIYPDVLGGTAPKTNAGELETKGWEFTLGYRGEIGKLKYSVSANMGDTRNILLKKENATAINPGVNGSGVVGHPLNSIFLYQTGQLFQTQDEVDAYYAATNENGALPSGLNVLRPGDTKRVDSNNDGIIDAKDVKFMGDTAAHYVYGINLSANYRNFDISTFFQGVLEQNVLRTGFLSYPFNTLYGSQTTAFIGKTWTPTNIDAAYPRMTANTTRAAWNWQNNDFALQDNQYIRLKSLIVGYTLNDLKIGNFGLDKFRVYFSGNDLFEFSKVKDGYDPEFGDSSNNIYPFTRTFSLGLNVSF, from the coding sequence ATGAGAATAAATGTTTTGAATAAAACCGAATTATGGAACAGACTTAGACCTTCTTTGGTGATGTCTTTTCTTGTTTGCGTTTCTTCCCAATCGTTTGCTGCAAATGATGGGGTATTCAACGCTTCAAAAAAAGCTGTACTAAAAGAAGCTGAACAACAAATAACAATAAAAGGAAAAGTAACTTCTGCCGAAGATAATATGGGGCTTCCGGGTGTAAATGTAGTTGTTAAAGGAAGTACACAAGGAGTTATGACTGATATTGATGGAAATTTCTCTATTAGTGTTCCGTCTGATAAATCCATTTTGGTATTCAGTTATCTGGGGTTTCAAAATCAAGAAATTTCGGTAGCTGGAAAAACGGTATTTAATGTAGTAATGATTTCAGATTCTAAATCTTTAGAAGAAGTGGTGGTTGTGGCTTATGGAACTCAAAAGAAACTGACCTCCACGGGTTCTATTGAAACTGTTACTGCTAAATCATTTCAGGATAGAGCTGTTACAAATCCGGCTTTGGCTTTACAAGGACAAACTCCGGGACTTGTAGTGACAAGAAATTCATCCAGACCAGGAAGGGAAGGTCTTAATTTGCAAATAAGAGGAGCTACTTCTATTAATGGTGGTTCTCCACTTATTGTGATTGATGGAAATCCAGCAATCAATAATGAAGCTTTTTATAATATGAATCCTGATGATATACAATCGGTTACTGTATTAAAAGATGCATCAGCTGCGCTTTACGGATCACGAGCATCCAATGGAGTTATTATGGTGACTACTAAGAAAGGGAAATCTGGAAAAATGAAAATAGACGTTTCAACAACTACTAGAATAAATACATTAGGGATTAGACCACAAACTCCTACTATGCAACAATATGCAACAGTATGGCTTGAAGCTGCAGAACAAGATGGTGTAAATGCTAATTACTGGGGGTGGCAGTCTAAAGAAAATTTAGAGTTAATGAAGACGGGCTATGCAGGAATATATCCAACACAATTCTGGGGTAATGTTTACATCTCTAACTCTCCAAGATATGATGAGATGTTTGGTAAATCAGTTTCAACATTTCATACCGGAAGTATTTCAGGTGGTACTGATAAAACAAATTATAGAGTTTCTTATGGATACTCGGAAGATTTGGGTGCACTTCAAACCGCTTATGATGGAAAGCAACAGTATAATGTGCGATTGAATTATGATTATACGGTGAACAGCTGGCTTAAATTAGAAACCAATATGTCTTATTTAAAATATGATCTTTCTTCACCTTCTTCTGGCTTAGATGGTTCGGTATCACAAGATCCACCATTTTTCCCATCGAGAAATCCTTATGGACAATGGTATGCTAACTTTAATATAGCAGGAAATAGAAATCACGTTGCTGCTACAGTTGATGGTGGTAGAGATAATACGACCAGAGATCAAATCATGATGAATTTAGCCGCTACTTTTAAACTATATGATGGTTTAACTTTTCAAACTAAGGTTGCTTATAATAAAGATTTTTTCAATAATCTTAATTACGTTATAACAGTTCCGCAATATAGCTGGTACGGTGATTTAGCTCCTGAATCGGTTAATTCAGTTTCTTCAATAAGACAGGAAAATAAACAAATTACTTATCAAAATTATGGTGGATTTTTAAATTATGAAAAAGAATTCAATGATCATAATTTCTCAGCTCTTTTAGGAATGACTGCTGAAAAAACAGAAGACACCAGATTGTATGGTTATAGATTAGGTTTCATTGATAATGGAGTGTATGATATTAACATGGGATCTATTGAAAATAAGGTTGAAGCAACAGGAGGTAGAGGTCATAAAGGATTGTATTCTTATTTAGCGAGATTTAACTATTCGTATAAAAATAAGTATTTATTGGAGATAAGCGGAAGACGAGATGGTTCTTCACAATTTGGACCAGGGAACAAGTGGAATAATTTCGGAGGAATACAAGCAGGATGGGTTATTAGTGAAGAAAGTTTTCTAAAAAATTTCAAGCCATTAAGTAATTTAAAATTAAGATATACTTATGGAGAAATGGGATCACAGGTAGGAATTCCAACTTATGATTATATTTCTAATATAAGTAATGGTAGTGCTATTTTTGGAACTACAGCAGCGCAACAGGCGGCAAGCTGGGTTAATAGAATTACGTCTAATCAAAATTCATGGGAACGCGTTGTAATGAAAACCTATGGTGCTGATTTTAGTTTCTTTGATAGAAAGTTATTTGGTACTTATGATTTTTTTACTAAAAAGAATGTAGGTATGTTGACCGATATAATTTATCCTGATGTTTTAGGAGGTACTGCGCCCAAAACTAATGCTGGGGAGCTTGAAACTAAGGGATGGGAGTTTACTTTAGGATATAGAGGTGAAATAGGTAAATTAAAATACAGCGTTTCGGCTAATATGGGAGATACTAGAAATATTTTGCTTAAAAAAGAAAATGCAACTGCTATTAATCCCGGAGTTAATGGGAGCGGTGTGGTAGGTCATCCTTTGAATTCAATTTTCTTGTATCAAACAGGCCAACTTTTCCAAACACAGGATGAAGTAGATGCTTATTATGCAGCTACTAATGAAAATGGTGCACTTCCGTCAGGGTTAAATGTTTTACGTCCGGGAGATACTAAGAGAGTAGATTCGAACAATGACGGAATAATTGATGCTAAAGATGTTAAATTTATGGGAGACACCGCAGCACATTATGTATACGGTATTAACCTGAGTGCTAACTATCGTAATTTTGATATTTCAACTTTTTTTCAGGGAGTTTTAGAGCAAAATGTGCTTAGAACCGGTTTCTTATCTTATCCATTCAATACATTGTATGGTAGTCAAACAACTGCTTTTATTGGAAAAACCTGGACACCAACCAATATTGATGCAGCTTATCCAAGAATGACAGCTAATACAACAAGAGCAGCTTGGAACTGGCAAAATAATGATTTTGCTTTGCAAGACAATCAATATATCAGATTGAAATCGTTAATAGTAGGTTATACTTTAAATGATTTAAAAATTGGCAATTTTGGTTTAGATAAGTTTAGAGTTTATTTTTCAGGAAATGATTTGTTTGAATTTTCAAAAGTTAAAGATGGATACGATCCTGAATTTGGAGATAGTTCAAATAATATCTATCCATTTACAAGAACCTTTTCTTTAGGATTAAATGTTTCCTTTTAA